From a single Eubalaena glacialis isolate mEubGla1 chromosome 15, mEubGla1.1.hap2.+ XY, whole genome shotgun sequence genomic region:
- the RFLNA gene encoding refilin-A isoform X1 — protein sequence MVGHLHLQGMEESLKEKSREGLLDSPDSGLPPSPSPSPPFYSLAPGILDARAGGSGASSEAPGPGEAKAPLPLPPSTPAREMRPRMLPVFFGESIEVNPEPTPEIRCNSEVKYASEKHFRDKVFYAPVPTVTAYSETIVAAPNCTWRSYRSQLTLEPRPRALRFRSTTIIFPKRARSSFRTTLHLSLGRPRRWFTASVQLQLCPRPGPGLLGPAPL from the exons ATGGTGGGCCACCTGCATCTGCAGGGCATGGAGGAGAGCCTCAAGGAGAAGAGCCGGGAGGGCTTGCTGGACAGCCCTGACTCCGGGctgccccccagccccagtcCCAGCCCGCCCTTCTACTCCCTGGCGCCTGGCATCCTCGACGCCCGCGCGGGGGGCTCTGGCGCCTCCTCGGAGGCCCCCGGACCCGGCGAGGCCAAAGCG cccctccccctccccccgagcACCCCGGCGCGCGAGATGAGGCCCCGGATGCTGCCCGTGTTCTTTGGGGAGAGCATTGAGGTGAACCCAGAACCCACGCCCGAGATCCG CTGCAATTCTGAGGTCAAGTACGCCTCAGAGAAGCACTTCCGGGACAAGGTCTTCTACGCGCCGGTGCCCACGGTCACGGCCTACAGCGAGACGATCGTGGCCGCGCCTAACTGCACTTGGCGCAGCTACCGCAGCCAGCTGACCCTGGAGCCGCGGCCGCGCGCCCTGCGCTTCCGGAGCACCACCATCATCTTCCCCAAGCGCGCCCGCAGCTCCTTCCGTACCACCCTGCACCTCAGCCTGGGCCGGCCCCGCCGCTGGTTCACGGCCAGCGTGCAGCTGCAGCTGTGCCCGCGCCCCGGGCCCGGCCTGCTGGGCCCCGCGCCGCTCTGA
- the RFLNA gene encoding refilin-A isoform X2, with the protein MRPRMLPVFFGESIEVNPEPTPEIRCNSEVKYASEKHFRDKVFYAPVPTVTAYSETIVAAPNCTWRSYRSQLTLEPRPRALRFRSTTIIFPKRARSSFRTTLHLSLGRPRRWFTASVQLQLCPRPGPGLLGPAPL; encoded by the exons ATGAGGCCCCGGATGCTGCCCGTGTTCTTTGGGGAGAGCATTGAGGTGAACCCAGAACCCACGCCCGAGATCCG CTGCAATTCTGAGGTCAAGTACGCCTCAGAGAAGCACTTCCGGGACAAGGTCTTCTACGCGCCGGTGCCCACGGTCACGGCCTACAGCGAGACGATCGTGGCCGCGCCTAACTGCACTTGGCGCAGCTACCGCAGCCAGCTGACCCTGGAGCCGCGGCCGCGCGCCCTGCGCTTCCGGAGCACCACCATCATCTTCCCCAAGCGCGCCCGCAGCTCCTTCCGTACCACCCTGCACCTCAGCCTGGGCCGGCCCCGCCGCTGGTTCACGGCCAGCGTGCAGCTGCAGCTGTGCCCGCGCCCCGGGCCCGGCCTGCTGGGCCCCGCGCCGCTCTGA